A part of Blastopirellula retiformator genomic DNA contains:
- the truB gene encoding tRNA pseudouridine(55) synthase TruB: MHGILNIHKPLTWTSRDVVNRVNKFVRPAKVGHAGTLDPLATGVLICCVGSGTRLIEYVQNMPKRYLGQFELGKTSDTEDLEGTITEIADAPQILADQLAAVLPEFVGQIQQRPSAFSAIKVDGKRAYDLARQGEAVELPTREVLIYEINLRSFEYPRFEIDVLCGGGTYMRALGRDIGERLGSGAMMTGLSRTAIGEFRLEDALPLEELSEEAIAAHLAPLAPAASLLPQITLTEQEVNEMRYARGIRPEMENAEPEVAALDDQGRLIAILTRRADHSWKPVKNFVFTLE, from the coding sequence ATGCACGGCATTCTCAATATCCACAAACCGCTGACGTGGACCTCGCGCGACGTGGTGAACCGGGTGAACAAGTTCGTTCGCCCAGCCAAAGTGGGGCATGCCGGCACGCTCGATCCGCTGGCGACCGGCGTTTTGATCTGCTGCGTCGGCAGCGGCACGCGGCTGATCGAGTATGTGCAGAACATGCCAAAGCGCTACCTCGGCCAGTTCGAACTTGGCAAAACGAGCGATACCGAGGACCTGGAAGGAACGATCACCGAGATCGCCGATGCCCCGCAAATTTTGGCCGACCAGTTGGCGGCCGTCCTGCCCGAGTTCGTCGGTCAGATCCAACAGCGCCCCTCTGCCTTTTCGGCGATCAAAGTCGACGGCAAGCGGGCCTACGACCTGGCGCGCCAAGGAGAGGCGGTCGAACTGCCGACGCGAGAAGTTTTGATCTACGAGATTAACCTCCGGAGCTTCGAGTATCCGCGATTTGAGATCGACGTCCTCTGCGGCGGCGGAACCTACATGCGGGCTTTAGGGCGCGACATCGGCGAGCGTCTGGGCAGCGGGGCCATGATGACCGGGCTGTCGCGAACCGCGATCGGCGAGTTCCGTTTAGAAGACGCGCTGCCGCTGGAAGAACTAAGCGAAGAAGCGATCGCCGCCCATCTCGCTCCTCTGGCGCCGGCGGCCAGCTTATTGCCGCAAATCACGCTGACTGAGCAGGAAGTCAACGAGATGCGTTACGCCCGGGGGATTCGCCCGGAGATGGAAAACGCCGAGCCCGAAGTCGCCGCGCTCGACGACCAAGGACGCCTGATCGCGATTCTCACCCGCCGAGCCGACCACAGTTGGAAGCCGGTGAAGAATTTTGTCTTCACGCTCGAGTAG
- a CDS encoding tetratricopeptide repeat protein — translation MALNKSVFQSKPLCAGIASLALAGAVWTSPLAAEENSVGLLNKLPSFNVRQVQFTSEKSDSDSLEEYIRETEERNSKKSSGNSFTRTLKNAGKSISDAFTTKSQSTAVDDPLSLSNMPDQLGPTIYLSAGRMLEQQGKFEEAAKQYQTALQEQPDKLFALLSVARLMDRQGKSTAALEYYQKAAEAHPDSAIAMNDLGLCYLKLKRFDDAMASIFKATTIEPENKRYRNNMSSALVDANRLEEAFSQLEYAHGAAVAHYNLGYLLFKKGDGHLARLHLNLAIEKDPDLESARQLLIIIDRNQPEVAARPNYGQQPNLRRLPAAPSPPQLNFNQKSVGNMQTLPPIRR, via the coding sequence GTGGCCCTGAACAAGTCAGTTTTTCAATCTAAACCGCTGTGTGCCGGCATCGCCTCGCTTGCGCTGGCGGGCGCCGTGTGGACTTCGCCCCTTGCGGCTGAAGAAAACAGCGTCGGCCTGCTCAACAAGCTCCCCAGTTTCAACGTTCGTCAGGTGCAATTCACCAGCGAGAAGAGCGACTCGGATTCTCTGGAAGAGTACATTCGCGAGACCGAAGAGCGCAACAGCAAGAAGTCGAGCGGCAACAGCTTCACCCGGACGCTCAAGAACGCTGGCAAGAGCATCTCGGACGCCTTCACGACTAAATCGCAATCGACGGCTGTCGATGACCCGCTGAGCCTGTCGAACATGCCTGATCAGTTGGGCCCGACCATTTATCTAAGCGCCGGGCGTATGCTGGAACAGCAAGGCAAGTTCGAGGAAGCGGCCAAGCAATATCAGACCGCGCTTCAAGAGCAACCGGACAAACTGTTCGCCCTGCTCAGCGTCGCTCGGTTGATGGATCGTCAAGGGAAGTCGACTGCGGCCCTGGAGTACTACCAGAAAGCGGCTGAAGCGCACCCCGACAGTGCGATTGCGATGAACGATCTGGGGCTTTGCTACCTGAAGCTGAAGCGCTTTGACGATGCGATGGCGTCGATCTTCAAAGCGACCACGATCGAGCCCGAGAACAAGCGCTATCGCAACAACATGTCCAGCGCCCTGGTCGATGCGAATCGTTTGGAAGAAGCGTTTTCGCAGCTTGAATACGCCCATGGCGCCGCGGTGGCTCACTACAACCTCGGCTATCTCCTCTTCAAGAAAGGGGACGGGCACCTGGCTCGGCTCCACTTGAACCTGGCGATCGAGAAAGACCCCGACTTGGAATCGGCCCGCCAGTTGTTGATCATCATTGATCGGAATCAGCCGGAAGTCGCCGCTCGTCCGAACTACGGACAGCAGCCGAATCTTCGCCGGCTGCCTGCCGCGCCCAGCCCGCCGCAGCTGAACTTCAATCAGAAGTCTGTCGGCAACATGCAAACGCTGCCGCCAATCCGCCGCTAG
- the hemL gene encoding glutamate-1-semialdehyde 2,1-aminomutase → MSRFRSHEIFHRALELMPGGVNSPARAFGGVGGEPLVIERAEGAYLYDVDGNRYIDYIGSWGPMILGHGNDKVRAAIHAAVDQGTSFGAPTERENHLAELIIDIVPSVEKVRLVNSGTEATMSAIRLARGYTGRDKIIKFAGNYHGHVDSLLVAAGSAAATLGVPNSPGVTAGTTADTIVLPYNDVETLTAAFEQHGDQLACVIFEPIVGNMGTVVPTPDFLAAIRDLCTKHGAVMLMDEVMTGFRVALGGAQELFGVTPDLTTMGKIVGGGLPIAAYGGRADILNHVLPAGKVFQAGTLSGNPLATAAGIATLSILQETNPYPQLDKLSERLMTGLGQAATDAGVAHSVARVGSMATLFFGEGPVVDWDTAAKSDTKRYADFFWGLIDRGVYFPCSQFEALFLSVTHTEADIDATIAAAREALGA, encoded by the coding sequence ATGTCACGCTTCCGCAGTCACGAGATTTTCCACCGCGCTTTAGAACTGATGCCCGGCGGCGTGAATAGCCCGGCCCGGGCGTTTGGCGGAGTCGGCGGCGAGCCGCTGGTCATCGAGCGGGCCGAAGGCGCCTACCTGTACGATGTCGACGGCAATCGCTACATCGACTACATCGGGTCGTGGGGGCCGATGATTCTGGGACATGGCAACGACAAGGTTCGCGCGGCGATTCATGCGGCGGTCGATCAAGGAACCAGCTTCGGCGCGCCGACCGAACGAGAGAACCACTTAGCCGAACTGATCATCGACATCGTCCCGTCGGTCGAGAAAGTTCGCCTAGTGAACAGCGGCACCGAAGCGACGATGAGCGCAATTCGCCTGGCCCGCGGCTATACCGGTCGCGACAAGATCATCAAATTCGCCGGCAATTATCACGGGCATGTCGACAGCCTACTGGTCGCCGCCGGCAGCGCAGCAGCGACGCTCGGCGTGCCCAACTCGCCTGGCGTGACGGCCGGCACAACCGCCGACACGATCGTGCTGCCTTACAACGACGTCGAAACGCTTACCGCCGCATTTGAACAACATGGTGATCAACTGGCCTGCGTGATCTTTGAGCCGATCGTCGGCAACATGGGAACGGTCGTGCCGACGCCTGATTTCTTGGCCGCAATCCGCGACCTGTGCACCAAGCATGGCGCCGTGATGCTGATGGACGAAGTGATGACGGGCTTCCGCGTGGCGCTGGGCGGCGCCCAAGAGTTGTTTGGCGTGACGCCAGACCTGACGACGATGGGCAAGATCGTCGGCGGCGGATTGCCGATCGCCGCGTATGGCGGTCGGGCCGATATTCTGAATCATGTGCTGCCGGCCGGGAAGGTGTTTCAGGCGGGGACGCTCAGCGGCAATCCCCTGGCGACCGCGGCCGGAATCGCGACCCTGTCGATCTTGCAAGAGACCAACCCGTATCCGCAACTCGACAAGCTGAGCGAGCGACTGATGACCGGCTTAGGACAAGCGGCGACTGATGCCGGCGTCGCCCACTCGGTTGCCCGGGTTGGCAGCATGGCGACCCTCTTCTTTGGCGAAGGCCCTGTCGTCGACTGGGACACCGCCGCCAAGAGCGACACCAAGCGATACGCCGACTTCTTCTGGGGGCTGATCGACCGAGGCGTCTATTTCCCCTGCAGTCAGTTCGAGGCGCTTTTTCTGTCGGTTACGCATACCGAGGCCGACATCGATGCGACGATCGCCGCCGCCCGAGAAGCTCTCGGCGCCTAA
- a CDS encoding DNA translocase FtsK, whose amino-acid sequence MFENRSLHRDLLAIGLAAAVLFLTLSLVSYDAADPIPAPIFPISEVYQPDVVVYPPAERAHNICGGMGALAADLLFSRLGGVGAYYLILSLAGLDFILLRRLEVSVPALRMFGWLASLTGLTALAAMYAPLLHNGPLAGSGGELGMLGSALLHQHFAAVGGTLLALTVTAVGLFLCTDYELLRLAMVVGVKGIETAVLGKRMVAKRMGKKGADSEDEAAKDEEYETTDLEDIDEELAEGMKIRIGGRQVEGEEEEHEEEEAEGEEWEEEEQTADEEEAEWEEEAEEEEEPKKEAIPVKTLADKVEKVEKEEDPLAVKNSKSKKKAKEDDRLAVMKELNAAADDEPKHEHYELPPIDLLIENEEFSYEAQEKEVRQKAKVLEKTFANFGFNVKVVEIETGPVIAQYEVELEAGLRLSKITGLADDLAIALRVPSVRIVAPIPGKNTVGIEVPNDERQMVRLREVMEEGLGRGGKMKIPIFLGKDVSGNPLVVDLASMPHLLIAGRTGTGKSVCLNALITSILMTRRPDEVRMLMIDPKMVELSCYKTLPHLMHPVVTDMKKAEAILAWAVEKMEERYQLLAKVGVRHLSVFNQLSPEEIYDRMEVGDEEDRKSVPTHLPYIVIVADEMADLMMTAGKEVEQHIIRLAQKSRAVGIHLILATQKPTVDVITGLIKSNLPARLAFQVASRTDSRVVLDEMGADKLLGNGDMLFLWPGTSSLMRGQGTYLSDEEINSVVDFVSTGEQDFVKELVQLRVEDGAVADPSKMKKRDDLYEQAVDVIVAEQRGSVSLLQRALGVGYGRGARLIDFMAEDGIVGPYNGSQAREVLIDVLEWEQMKAGDGPGKIEIEGEEEGEDAELEIDEAPPEKKEPPKAKRSNKVVPVPDVEEEEEEEYEEEDAELFDEEEESEEEVEEYDEDDSEYEEEEADGDEEEYEYEEEEYEEEEYEEEDEYEEEEEADDDEPEEGGRQKTA is encoded by the coding sequence ATGTTCGAAAATCGCAGCCTTCATCGCGACCTACTAGCAATCGGTCTGGCGGCGGCGGTCTTGTTTTTAACCCTCTCGCTAGTCAGCTACGACGCGGCGGACCCAATCCCTGCGCCGATCTTTCCGATTAGCGAAGTTTATCAGCCCGACGTGGTGGTCTACCCGCCGGCCGAGCGCGCCCACAACATCTGCGGCGGCATGGGGGCGCTGGCGGCCGATCTGCTCTTCTCACGGCTTGGCGGCGTCGGCGCGTACTACCTGATCCTCTCGCTGGCGGGGCTCGATTTCATTTTGCTCCGGCGGCTCGAAGTGTCGGTCCCAGCGTTGCGGATGTTCGGCTGGCTCGCGTCCCTCACTGGATTGACCGCGCTGGCGGCGATGTACGCTCCTCTCTTGCACAACGGGCCGCTCGCCGGATCGGGGGGCGAGCTGGGAATGCTCGGGTCGGCGCTACTGCATCAACACTTCGCCGCGGTTGGGGGCACGCTTCTGGCGCTGACCGTGACGGCGGTGGGGCTGTTCCTCTGCACCGACTACGAATTGCTCCGTCTGGCGATGGTTGTCGGCGTGAAGGGGATTGAGACGGCGGTGCTGGGTAAGCGGATGGTTGCCAAGCGGATGGGCAAGAAGGGCGCCGATAGCGAAGACGAGGCGGCCAAAGACGAAGAATACGAAACCACCGACCTGGAAGATATCGACGAAGAACTGGCCGAGGGTATGAAGATCCGTATCGGCGGTCGCCAGGTCGAAGGAGAAGAAGAGGAGCACGAGGAAGAGGAAGCCGAAGGGGAAGAGTGGGAGGAAGAAGAGCAAACCGCCGACGAAGAAGAAGCCGAGTGGGAAGAGGAGGCCGAAGAAGAGGAAGAGCCGAAAAAAGAAGCGATCCCGGTCAAGACGCTCGCCGACAAAGTTGAGAAGGTCGAGAAGGAAGAAGATCCGCTGGCCGTCAAGAACAGCAAGTCGAAGAAGAAGGCCAAGGAAGACGATCGCCTGGCGGTGATGAAAGAGCTGAACGCCGCCGCCGACGACGAGCCGAAGCACGAGCACTACGAACTGCCCCCGATCGACCTGTTGATCGAGAACGAGGAGTTCTCGTACGAGGCGCAAGAGAAGGAAGTCCGCCAAAAGGCGAAGGTCCTCGAGAAGACGTTCGCCAACTTCGGCTTCAACGTCAAAGTGGTCGAGATCGAGACCGGTCCGGTCATCGCCCAGTACGAAGTCGAACTCGAAGCGGGCCTCCGTCTTTCCAAGATCACCGGCTTGGCCGACGACCTGGCGATTGCGCTGCGCGTGCCGAGCGTGCGTATCGTCGCGCCGATCCCCGGCAAGAACACCGTTGGCATCGAAGTGCCCAACGACGAGCGGCAGATGGTTCGCCTGCGCGAGGTGATGGAAGAAGGTCTCGGCCGCGGCGGCAAGATGAAGATTCCGATCTTCCTGGGCAAAGACGTTTCGGGCAATCCGCTGGTGGTCGACCTGGCGTCGATGCCTCACTTGCTGATCGCCGGTCGTACGGGTACCGGTAAGTCGGTCTGTTTGAACGCGCTGATCACGTCGATCTTGATGACGCGTCGTCCCGACGAAGTCCGGATGCTGATGATCGACCCGAAGATGGTCGAACTGAGCTGCTACAAAACGCTGCCCCACTTGATGCACCCGGTCGTGACCGACATGAAGAAGGCGGAAGCGATTTTGGCTTGGGCGGTCGAGAAAATGGAAGAGCGGTATCAGCTGCTCGCCAAGGTCGGGGTGCGTCATTTGAGCGTCTTCAATCAGCTGAGCCCGGAAGAGATCTACGACCGGATGGAAGTGGGGGACGAAGAGGATCGCAAGAGCGTGCCGACTCACTTGCCATACATCGTGATCGTCGCCGACGAAATGGCCGACCTGATGATGACCGCCGGCAAAGAGGTCGAGCAGCACATCATTCGTCTCGCCCAGAAGAGCCGGGCGGTCGGTATTCACCTGATCCTGGCGACGCAAAAACCTACGGTTGACGTCATCACCGGTTTGATCAAGTCGAACTTGCCGGCTCGCTTGGCGTTCCAGGTCGCCAGCCGCACGGATAGCCGCGTGGTGCTGGACGAAATGGGCGCGGACAAACTGCTCGGCAACGGCGATATGCTCTTCCTGTGGCCAGGTACCAGTTCCCTGATGCGTGGTCAGGGTACGTATCTATCGGACGAAGAGATCAATAGTGTCGTTGACTTCGTCAGCACCGGCGAGCAAGACTTCGTCAAAGAACTGGTTCAGCTACGCGTCGAAGATGGCGCGGTCGCCGACCCCAGCAAGATGAAGAAACGGGACGACCTGTACGAGCAGGCGGTGGATGTGATCGTCGCCGAACAGCGTGGTAGCGTGTCGCTGCTGCAGCGAGCGCTTGGCGTTGGTTATGGACGTGGCGCCCGCTTGATCGACTTCATGGCCGAAGACGGAATCGTTGGTCCGTACAACGGTTCGCAGGCCCGCGAAGTGCTGATCGACGTCTTGGAATGGGAGCAAATGAAGGCGGGCGACGGCCCCGGTAAGATCGAGATCGAAGGGGAAGAAGAGGGGGAAGACGCAGAGCTGGAGATCGACGAAGCTCCGCCGGAGAAGAAAGAGCCGCCGAAAGCGAAGCGAAGCAACAAGGTCGTCCCGGTTCCTGACGTCGAAGAAGAAGAGGAAGAGGAATACGAAGAGGAGGACGCCGAGCTGTTCGACGAGGAGGAAGAGTCGGAAGAAGAAGTCGAAGAGTACGACGAAGACGACTCGGAGTATGAAGAAGAGGAAGCGGACGGCGACGAAGAAGAGTACGAGTACGAAGAGGAAGAATACGAGGAAGAGGAGTACGAAGAGGAAGACGAATACGAAGAGGAGGAAGAGGCCGACGACGATGAGCCGGAAGAGGGCGGTCGGCAGAAGACGGCTTGA
- a CDS encoding DUF1559 domain-containing protein yields MSGMDRRRGGFTLVELLVVIAIIGVLIALLLPAVQQAREAARRMSCSNNLKQLGLSLHNYHDTHGKFPLGCQGDSERTALHVAMLPFIEQANMYDQMDTKLNFSSGVNSQFLTTKIDAYHCPSSPKQQADDNNDYYTTHYYGVLGPKGTNPATGSAYEADAGVDTAHGGFSKVGIFYQDESRGMRDIIDGTSNTLAFGEISWSDRNGRVTRYRPWSRGGRVRYYCAGAKNVNDAINSDQTSRFNDMSFGSMHPGGAMFTLADGSVRFLAETIDHDAYLSAASCKGGEAVPLD; encoded by the coding sequence ATGTCTGGAATGGATCGCCGCCGCGGCGGCTTCACGTTGGTTGAGTTGCTGGTCGTCATCGCCATTATCGGGGTGCTGATCGCCCTGTTGTTGCCGGCCGTTCAACAGGCTCGCGAAGCGGCTCGCCGGATGTCTTGCTCCAACAACCTCAAGCAGCTTGGGTTGAGCCTGCACAACTATCACGATACGCACGGCAAGTTCCCGCTCGGTTGCCAGGGAGACTCCGAGCGTACGGCGCTGCATGTGGCGATGTTGCCGTTCATCGAGCAAGCCAACATGTACGACCAGATGGATACGAAGCTGAATTTCAGCTCCGGCGTCAATTCGCAATTCCTAACGACCAAAATCGACGCCTACCACTGCCCAAGCAGCCCCAAGCAGCAGGCCGACGACAACAACGACTATTACACCACGCACTACTACGGCGTGCTGGGCCCGAAAGGAACCAACCCGGCGACCGGCAGCGCCTATGAAGCCGATGCTGGGGTCGATACCGCCCACGGCGGCTTCTCGAAGGTTGGCATCTTCTATCAAGACGAATCCCGAGGCATGCGCGACATCATCGATGGCACAAGCAACACGTTGGCCTTCGGCGAAATCTCCTGGAGTGATCGAAACGGACGCGTTACTCGCTATCGTCCTTGGTCGCGCGGCGGACGGGTCCGGTACTACTGCGCTGGCGCCAAGAACGTCAACGACGCCATCAACTCGGATCAAACCAGCCGTTTCAACGACATGTCGTTCGGCAGCATGCATCCCGGCGGGGCGATGTTCACGCTGGCGGACGGCTCGGTCCGGTTCCTAGCCGAAACGATTGACCATGACGCCTATCTGTCGGCCGCCAGTTGCAAAGGGGGCGAAGCGGTACCGCTCGACTAG
- the cimA gene encoding citramalate synthase, protein MKKIEIYDTTLRDGAQGEGVSFSLQDKLSITERLDEIGVDFVEGGYPLSNEKDAEYFRRVQKLDLKHTKVCAFGMTRRKGMDAADDPGMQALVQSGAPVVTIVGKTHDFHVTDVLRVTLEENLAMIADSVAYIVSQGQEVIYDAEHFFDGWKANPEYAAETIRAAAKAGARLVVMCDTNGGSLPEEIAEYAQNAIAALAEFNVPVGIHTHNDGDLAVANSLAAVDAGAVQVQGTINGFGERCGNADLVSVIANLGLKKKGYDVIGGEGFDHLTELSRYVYDTANVNRRNNQPFVGQSAFAHKGGMHVHAINRAASSYEHIAPEIVGNERRVLVSELSGRSNIMALTIKHNLQDDRELMDKILAEVVAKENQGYQYEAAEASFDLLVKQVAGVFQPHFEVLKYHVEVEDLVEHKVVDLVTEATVKVSVDDVVHYEVGEGDGPVQALDVALRKALNCCFATLETMHLVDYKVRVVNQEAGTAARIRVMIESADEEDVWGTIGVSENIIQASWNALVDAIEYKLHKDEQRGKLPARASAESTATK, encoded by the coding sequence ATGAAAAAAATCGAGATCTACGACACGACGCTACGCGATGGCGCCCAAGGAGAAGGCGTGAGCTTTTCTTTGCAGGACAAGCTGTCGATTACCGAGCGTCTGGACGAGATCGGCGTCGATTTCGTGGAGGGTGGCTATCCCCTGTCGAACGAGAAGGACGCCGAGTACTTCCGCCGCGTTCAAAAGCTCGACTTGAAGCACACCAAGGTCTGCGCCTTCGGCATGACCCGCCGCAAAGGGATGGACGCTGCGGACGATCCCGGCATGCAGGCGCTGGTCCAGTCGGGCGCTCCCGTGGTGACCATCGTCGGCAAGACGCATGACTTTCATGTGACCGACGTCTTGCGGGTGACGCTGGAAGAGAACCTGGCGATGATCGCCGATTCGGTCGCTTACATCGTCAGCCAAGGTCAGGAAGTGATCTACGACGCCGAGCACTTCTTCGACGGCTGGAAGGCGAATCCCGAGTACGCCGCCGAAACGATCCGCGCCGCCGCCAAAGCGGGCGCTCGCCTGGTCGTGATGTGCGATACCAACGGCGGCAGTCTGCCGGAAGAAATCGCTGAGTACGCTCAGAATGCGATCGCCGCGTTGGCCGAGTTCAACGTGCCGGTCGGCATTCACACGCACAACGATGGCGATCTGGCGGTCGCCAACAGCCTGGCTGCGGTTGATGCCGGCGCCGTGCAGGTACAAGGGACGATCAACGGTTTTGGCGAACGTTGCGGCAACGCCGATCTCGTCTCGGTGATCGCCAACCTCGGCCTGAAGAAGAAAGGCTACGACGTGATCGGCGGCGAAGGTTTCGATCATCTGACCGAACTGTCGCGTTATGTCTATGACACCGCCAACGTCAATCGTCGCAACAACCAGCCGTTTGTCGGGCAAAGTGCATTCGCCCATAAAGGGGGCATGCATGTTCACGCGATCAACCGAGCCGCGTCGAGCTACGAACATATCGCTCCCGAAATCGTCGGCAACGAACGCCGCGTGCTGGTGAGCGAGTTGTCGGGCCGCTCGAACATCATGGCCCTGACGATCAAGCACAACCTGCAAGACGACCGTGAGCTGATGGACAAAATCCTGGCCGAGGTGGTCGCCAAAGAAAACCAAGGTTACCAGTACGAAGCGGCCGAAGCGTCGTTTGATCTACTGGTCAAACAGGTCGCCGGCGTGTTTCAGCCTCACTTTGAAGTGCTGAAGTACCACGTTGAAGTCGAAGATCTGGTCGAGCACAAAGTGGTCGATCTGGTCACCGAAGCGACCGTCAAGGTTTCGGTCGATGACGTCGTCCACTACGAAGTGGGCGAAGGAGACGGTCCGGTGCAGGCGCTCGACGTGGCGCTGCGTAAAGCGCTGAACTGCTGCTTTGCGACGCTCGAAACGATGCACCTGGTCGACTACAAGGTTCGCGTGGTGAACCAAGAGGCGGGGACCGCCGCGCGGATTCGCGTGATGATCGAAAGCGCCGACGAAGAAGACGTCTGGGGAACCATTGGCGTCAGCGAGAATATCATTCAGGCCAGCTGGAACGCGCTGGTCGATGCCATCGAATACAAACTTCATAAAGATGAGCAACGGGGTAAGTTGCCGGCGCGGGCCAGCGCCGAGTCAACGGCGACAAAGTAG